A segment of the Candidatus Aminicenantes bacterium genome:
GATCGCCACAAGCGCAGCGGCGAGAATCGGAGCAAGGGCGGATCGGGTTCGGGCCATGGGGTACCTCCGGGGAAGGGTCGGCGCGAAAAACGTATTTTAACCCCGGAGGCCGGCTATTTCCAGCCGGGGACGGCGTTTTTTGACTTGCGTTTTTCCTTGTGTTATATGCTACCCAGCTTATTCTCGGGGAGAGCCCGTCATGTCCAAGACACTTCTTGCCGCTCTCATCCTGGCCCTCTTGGCTCCCGCTTGGAGCCAGACGGTCCCTGCGAGTCCGATCGTCCAATACGACATCCAGGCTCGGTTGGTCCCCGAATCCAAGACCATCCAAGGCCGAGAGACGCTTGTTTGGCGCAACGATTCGGACCAGCCGGTAGCGGAACTCCGCTTTCACCTTTATATGAACGCCTTTAAAAATAACCGTTCGACGTTCATGACCGAAAGCCGGGGCTCAAGCCGCGGCTTCCGGGCCGACAAGGAGAACTGGGGCTTCATCGATGTGACCGAAATCGGGATCAAGGAAGGGGCCGACCTGACGCCGACCATAGAGTTTGTCCAGCCCGACGACAGAAACGCCGACGATCAGACCGTGATGAAAGTCACCCTGCCGGCGCCGGTCAAGCCGGGCGATTCGATCACCCTGACGGCCGCTTTCACGGTCCGACTTCCCAAGGTCTTCGCCCGGGCCGGATTCGCGGGCGATTTCTTCATGGCCGGCCAATGGTTCCCCAAAATCGGCGTGCTCTGGAAAGGGGCTTGGAACTGCCATCAATACCACGCCCAGAGCGAATTCTTCGCCGACTACGGGACGTACCGGGTCGACCTCACCGTGCCCGAAAAGTTCGTGGTCGGCGCGACCGGCAAGCGGATCGGGGACAAGAAGAACGCGGACGCGACCAGGACCTTTACCTACGCCCAGGACAACATCCATGATTTTGCCTGGACGGCCTGTCCCGATTTCGTCGAGTCGAGGGAGCGGTTCCATCTGGCCGAGCCCGCCGTCGACACCGAGATGATCTTTCTCGTCCATAAGGAGCATCTGGGCCAGCGCGACCGTTACGTCCGGGCCTTGAAGCAGGGGCTGGAGTTCTACAGCCGCAGCTACGGCGCCTATCCCTACCCGACCATCACCCTGGTCGATCCTGCACCCGGGGCGACCGGCGCGGGCGGGATGGAGTATCCGACCCTCTTCACCGCCGGCACGGTCGCTTTCATGCCGGCCGGGCTGCGGATGCCGGAGATGGTCACCATCCACGAGTTCGGCCACGGTT
Coding sequences within it:
- a CDS encoding M1 family metallopeptidase encodes the protein MSKTLLAALILALLAPAWSQTVPASPIVQYDIQARLVPESKTIQGRETLVWRNDSDQPVAELRFHLYMNAFKNNRSTFMTESRGSSRGFRADKENWGFIDVTEIGIKEGADLTPTIEFVQPDDRNADDQTVMKVTLPAPVKPGDSITLTAAFTVRLPKVFARAGFAGDFFMAGQWFPKIGVLWKGAWNCHQYHAQSEFFADYGTYRVDLTVPEKFVVGATGKRIGDKKNADATRTFTYAQDNIHDFAWTACPDFVESRERFHLAEPAVDTEMIFLVHKEHLGQRDRYVRALKQGLEFYSRSYGAYPYPTITLVDPAPGATGAGGMEYPTLFTAGTVAFMPAGLRMPEMVTIHEFGHGYWYGMVGSNEFEEAWLDEGINTYSEIKAMTLFYGPDRSLIDLGPIRIGDLAYQRLAVIGSGRFDPILKKSWDFVGGGSYAANVYAKAGLMLLTLERYLGEETMGRIMRTYFETWKFRHPTSEDFIQTAETVSGRDLKWFFDQALRSPDKLDYAVSSVSSEPVLEAEGMFKGKLVKADPAAAKTPAAYRSEVVVVRKGEWIFPQDILVVFANGRKIKETWDGRERWKRFVYTGPDRLDYAQVDPEGIWLLDVDRANNSLRLEPRPGGVRKAALKIAALFQHVLSLLTL